From Penicillium psychrofluorescens genome assembly, chromosome: 1, one genomic window encodes:
- a CDS encoding uncharacterized protein (ID:PFLUO_000478-T1.cds;~source:funannotate), translated as MASLTKGRSSRRVAARRSYAVEDTSESEDPGNATPTAATEDDDDDDENEEAEDYTPVPKQQASKGGPRNKRMKLEPATPSTVRPTRKSQQATAEDSEATQVMMDANDNDENDESINMSSVEADPESPSNKAALKRKSMAHPRKSRGSITPKPTKGSLPTPEPSASPEPEARAHRESVPPLSDITDSAVNQSPSKQSEEPRSQISIINPNSTVLERPMDIVLKSRNVAQPAPEEPAEAKPRMIITNLTLTNFKSYAGRQVVGPFHASFSSVVGPNGSGKSNVIDSLLFVFGFRASKMRQGKISALIHNSAQYPDLPFCEVEVHFQQVLDQPDGGHEVVPDSQLIISRRAFKNNTSKYYMNKKETNFTAVTTFLKDRGIDLDHKRFLILQGEVESIAQMKAKATSDHDEGLLEYLEDIIGTSKYKTPIEEAATELETLNDVCMEKNNRVQHVEKEKNALEDKKNKALAYIRDENELSQKQSALYQIYIDKCADNIRVTEEAILQMQELLNHELEKHEGNESGIKELEKQYKRGVKEYETMEKEAQGLLKEMAKYDKESVKFDEKKKFLLGKQKKLEKTMHSARLAASECQSLLEKHAYDIDKKTNETAQLEQEMKTEEEELASIREGLKGKTQGLSDQITAKQKSLEPWNEKINQKQSSVAVAQSELDILRERGNAGAVLLEEAQGKIATIEETLESKQTELEERQAQKETLEAEVEKLQNDLNKYSSREPEVRAHVSSARQKADEARVSLASTQNRGSVLTGLMRLKESGRIDGFHGRLGNLGTIDEKYDVAISTACPALDNMVVETVEVGQQCIDYLRKNNLGRANFILLDRLPRRDMSTLYTPESVPRLFDLVKPKDPKFAPAFYSVMQNTLVAKDLEQANRIAYGARRWRVVTLDGQLIDVSGTMSGGGTRVARGGMSSKQVADTTKEQVTRLESDLEELERKFQAFQDKQRHVEAQMSEKSEEIPRVETKIQKIRIEIDSAKRSLADAQRRVKELSAEHKPSKDDEVKAVALQKQIDSTNNEIEELNNEKSGIEEEIQTLQSKIMEVGGVRLRGQKAKVDGLKGQIGMLAEEISNAEVQKSKNEKLISKHEKARSQSEKEIGQITSDLEKLEADVENQANDASGWRQKADEAQEALETKKGELETLKEELDEKVAELNETRATEIEMRNKLDENQKALTENQKRSRYWDEKLSKLSVQNVSDLGDEQEPAELQTYTKDELGEMNKESLKAVIAALEEKVQNASVDLSVIEEYRRRAAEHESRSADLATALASRDGAKSRLDGLRSARLNGFMEGFGIISLRLKEMYQMITMGGNAELELVDSLDPFSEGILFSVMPPKKSWKNIGNLSGGEKTLSSLALVFALHHYKPTPLYVMDEIDAALDFRNVSIVASYIKERTKNAQFIVISLRNNMFELASRLVGVYKVNHMTKSVTIENRDYIEGR; from the exons ATGGCTTCACTTACAAAGGGCCGGTCCTCGCGCCGAGTGGCTGCCCGTCGGAGCTATGCCGTTGAGGACACCTCTGAATCTGAAGACCCCGGGAACGCCACGCCGACCGCAGCcaccgaagacgacgacgacgacgacgagaacgaggaagCCGAAGACTACACACCAGTTCCCAAACAACAGGCCTCGAAGGGTGGCCCGCGCAATAAACGAATGAAGCTGGAGCCTGCGACGCCATCGACAGTCCGGCCAACGCGCAAGTCGCAGCAGGCGACCGCGGAGGACTCGGAGGCAACGCAGGTGATGATGGATGCAAACGATAATGATGAGAATGATGAGAGCATCAATATGTCTTCCGTGGAGGCAGATCCTGAGTCTCCTTCCAATAAAGCGGCGctgaaaagaaaaagtaTGGCTCATCCCCGCAAGAGTCGTGGTTCTATCACGCCCAAGCCGACCAAGGGCTCACTCCCCACTCCAGAGCCGTCTGCATCGCCAGAGCCTGAAGCGCGGGCCCATCGGGAAAGCGTGCCGCCTCTCTCCGATATCACCGACTCCGCTGTCAACCAATCGCCGTCCAAGCAATCCGAGGAGCCTAGATCGCAAATCTCCATCATCAATCCCAACTCCACAGTCCTTGAGAGGCCAATGGACATCGTCCTGAAGTCGAGAAACGTGGCTCAGCCGGCACCCGAAGAGCCCGCGGAGGCCAAACCTCGCATGATCATCACCAACTTGACCTTAACAAACTTTAAGAGTTACGCGGGACGTCAAGTGGTTGGTCCCTTCCATGCCTCCTTTTCCTCTGTCGTTGGTCCCAACGGATCGGGCAAGTCGAACGTGATTGACTCGCtgctttttgtctttggTTTCCGCGCTAGCAAGATGCGACAAGGCAAGATCTCGGCCCTCATCCACAACTCTGCCCAGTACCCCGACCTGCCTTTCTGCGAAGTCGAAGTCCACTTCCAGCAAGTTCTCGATCAACCCGACGGCGGCCACGAAGTCGTTCCAGATTCCCAACTGATCATTTCGCGACGAGCGTTCAAGAACAACACCAGCAAGTACTACatgaacaagaaggagaCAAACTTTACCGCGGTAACTACCTTTCTGAAAGACCGCGGGATTGACCTGGATCACAAGCGATTCTTGATTCTGCAGGGTGAAGTTGAGTCGATCGCCCAGatgaaggccaaggccaccaGCGACCATGACGAAGGCCTTTTGGAGTATCTCGAGGATATCATTGGGACTTCAAAATACAAGACCCCTATCGAAGAGGCCGCGACTGAGCTTGAGACTTTGAACGACGTCTGTATGGAGAAGAACAACCGCGTCCAGCAcgtggagaaagaaaagaacgcGCTGGAGGATAAGAAGAACAAAGCGTTGGCATACATCCGCGACGAAAACGAACTGTCACAGAAGCAATCGGCCCTTTATCAGATCTACATCGATAAATGCGCTGATAATATTCGCGTTACCGAGGAGGCCATTCTCCAGATGCAGGAGTTGCTTAACCACGAGCTCGAGAAGCACGAGGGCAATGAATCCGGCATCAAGGAGCTTGAAAAGCAATACAAACGTGGCGTTAAGGAATACGAAaccatggagaaggaagcccAGGGCTTACTCAAGGAAATGGCCAAATACGACAAGGAGTCGGTCAAGTTTgacgaaaagaagaagttccTTCTTGGCAAAcagaagaagctggagaagacgatgcaCTCTGCCCGTCTTGCCGCGTCCGAATGCCAGAGCCTGCTCGAGAAACACGCCTATGACATCGACAAGAAGACTAACGAGACGGCCCAACTcgagcaggagatgaagacggaggaggaagaattAGCCTCCATTCGTGAAGGGCTCAAGGGCAAGACTCAGGGACTCTCTGACCAGATTACCGCCAAACAGAAGTCTTTGGAGCCTTGGAACGAAAAGATCAACCAGAAGCAGTCCAGCGTCGCTGTCGCTCAGAGTGAGCTCGACATTCTGCGGGAACGGGGCAACGCGGGTGCTGTTTTGCTCGAAGAGGCACAGGGCAAGATCGCCACCATCGAAGAAACACTCGAGTCCAAACAAACCGAACTCGAGGAGCGACAGGCCCAAAAGGAAACTTTGGAAGCCGAAGTTGAGAAGCTGCAAAACGACCTGAACAAGTACTCCAGCCGCGAGCCCGAGGTCCGTGCCCACGTTTCCAGCGCACGGCAAAAAGCGGACGAGGCACGAGTTAGCCTGGCAAGCACACAGAACCGCGGCAGCGTTTTGACTGGATTAATGCGGCTCAAGGAGTCTGGGCGTATCGACGGGTTCCACGGTCGACTAGGCAACTTGGGCACGATCGACGAGAAGTATGATGTTGCCATTTCGACCGCCTGCCCAGCTCTGGACAACATGGTTGTGGAAACTGTGGAGGTCGGTCAGCAATGTATCGACTATCTACGGAAGAACAACCTTGGTCGAGCCAACTTCATCCTCCTTGACCGTCTGCCTCGCCGTGATATGTCAACCCTCTATACCCCTGAGAGCGTGCCGCGTCTCTTTGATCTTGTCAAGCCCAAGGATCCCAAATTTGCCCCGGCATTCTATAGCGTGATGCAAAACACCCTCGTTGCAAAGGACCTGGAGCAGGCCAATCGCATTGCCTACGGtgctcggcgatggcgagtTGTCACACTTGATGGACAGCTGATTGACGTGTCGGGGACAATGAGCGGTGGTGGCACTCGCGTCGCTCGCGGCGGCATGTCCTCGAAGCAAGTGgccgacaccaccaaggagcAAGTCACCCGATTGGAGTCTgacctggaggagctggaaagAAAGTTCCAAGCCTTCCAGGATAAGCAACGGCACGTGGAAGCCCAGATGAGCGAGAAGTCGGAGGAGATTCCTCGTGTGGAGaccaagatccagaagatcaGGATCGAAATCGACAGTGCCAAGCGTAGTCTCGCCGACGCCCAACGACGGGTGAAGGAGTTGAGTGCGGAACACAAGCCCTCCAAGGACGATGAAGTGAAGGCGGTTGCCCTCCAGAAGCAGATTGACTCGACAAACAACGAAATCGAAGAGCTCAACAACGAGAAGAGTGGgatcgaagaggaaatcCAGACTCTACAGAGCAAGATCATGGAAGTTGGTGGTGTTCGCCTTCGTGGACAAAAAGCCAAGGTCGATGGCCTTAAGGGGCAGATTGGCATGCTCGCCGAGGAGATCTCCAATGCCGAGGTCCAAAAGTCCAAGAACGAGAAGCTTATCAGCAAGCATGAGAAGGCCCGCAGCCAGTCTGAGAAGGAAATTGGCCAGATCACCAGCGACCTCGAGAAACTGGAGGCGGATGTTGAGAACCAAGCCAATGATGCTTCTGGTTGGAGGCAGAAAGCAGATGAAGCCCAAGAG GCCTTGGAAaccaagaagggcgagcTCGAGACTCTGAAGGAAGAGCTTGATGAGAAGGTCGCCGAACTGAACGAGACCCGAGCCACTGAGATTGAAATGCGCAACAAGCTCGATGAAAACCAGAAGGCTTTGACCGAAAACCAGAAACGCAGCCGATACTGGGACGAGAAGCTTTCCAAGCTGTCCGTGCAGAACGTCAGCGACCTCGGTGACGAGCAAGAGCCCGCAGAGCTTCAAACGTATACCAAGGACGAGTTGGGCGAGATGAACAAGGAGTCCCTGAAAGCCGTTATTGCCGctctggaagagaaggtCCAGAATGCTTCCGTCGATCTGTCCGTCATTGAAGAGTaccgccgccgagcagcCGAGCATGAGTCTCGGTCAGCGGACTTGGCGACTGCTTTGGCATCTCGTGACGGCGCTAAGTCTCGTTTGGATGGTCTTCGTTCTGCTCGCTTGAACGGGTTCATGGAGGGATTCGGCATCATCTCTCTGCGCCTGAAGGAGATGTACCAGATGATCACCATGGGCGGTAACGCCGAGTTGGAACTGGTGGATTCCCTGGACCCTTTCTCAGAAGGAATTCTGTTCTCGGTCATGCctccgaagaagagctggaagaacatTGGCAATCTTTCTGGTGGCGAGAAGACGCTGTCCAGTTTGGCGCTGGTGTTCGCCCTTCATCACTACAAGCCGACGCCGCTCTATGTCATGGACGAAATTGATGCGGCCTTGGATTTCCGCAAC GTCTCGATTGTGGCTTCCTATATCAAGGAGCGGACAAAGAACGCGCAGTTTATTGTCATCTCCCTCAGAAACAACATG TTCGAGCTTGCATCTAGACTTGTCGGAGTTTACAAGGTCAATCATATGACCAAGAGCGTTACGATCGAAAATCGTGATTATATCGAGGGCCGGTGA
- a CDS encoding uncharacterized protein (ID:PFLUO_000479-T1.cds;~source:funannotate), which translates to MALWEDFETIFSFNKKYSYDAKVVEQILANRRALENQLFADRLLGLLGIKGVTKVYPPKTNADLRSLVNHIVESALDIHHKQALIYYILKDCRAAPDAAQQFARRFHLPEKYRLFIEGLWNLDRLEFRRAIEYLTEPSLIPTFPDEILYTLTMTHIPKQDDSLAIAYFLTVAPPLATEKVQRAFFGALCRSNVTEAFYFTRRHDESHRRNYFAQLVELVHKNKPGQRRSKRAMELIGLPFDEDEAQWFEEVLLHGNASSLPGAKDTVMMRRLATGQLDSLSPELESLGGKKIDGLNWDDLRESMRHTQTIYPSSGGGALE; encoded by the exons ATGGCTCTGTGGGAGGACTTCGagaccatcttctcctttAACAAGAAATATTCCTACGATGCAAAGGTCGTCGAGCAGATCCTCGCCAACCGGCGGGCGCTCGAGAACCAGCTCTTTGCCGACCGCTTGCTAGGCCTGCTCGGCATCAAAGGAG TAACCAAGGTGTATCCGCCCAAGACCAATGCCGATCTGCGCTCTCTCGTCAACCATATCGTGGAATCGGCCCTCGATATCCACCACAAACAAGCCTTGATCTACTACATCCTCAAAGACTGTCGCGCGGCCCCAGATGCTGCTCAACAATTTGCGCGTCGATTCCACCTACCAGAGAAGTACCGTCTGTTTATTGAAGGCCTGTGGAACTTGGACCGACTTGAGTTCCGA CGAGCCATCGAGTACCTGACCGAACCTTCTTTGATCCCAACGTTTCCCGATGAGATCCTTTACACCTTGACCATGACCCACATCCCCAAACAGGACGACAGTTTGGCAATCGCATATTTTCTAACCGTGGCGCCGCCTCTAGCGACAGAGAAGGTCCAGCGGGCTTTTTTCGGGGCTCTCTGCCGGTCCAACGTCACAGAGGCATTTTATTTCACCCGCAGGCATGACGAATCCCACCGTCGTAACTACTTTGCGCAACTGGTGGAGCTCGTGCACAAGAACAAACCAGGACAGAGGCGCAGCAAGCGTGCGATGGAGCTGATTGGCCTTCCAttcgacgaggacgaggcaCAGTGGTTCGAGGAGGTTTTGCTTCACGGGAATGCTAGCTCTCTCCCCGGTGCGAAAGACACGGTGATGATGCGACGCCTTGCGACTGGGCAACTGGACAGTTTGTCGCCCGAGCTCGAGTCACTCGGCGGGAAGAAGATCGACGGGCTGAACTGGGACGATTTGCGGGAGAGCATGCGGCATACACAGACGATATACCCATCCAGTGGCGGTGGAGCCTTGGAATGa
- a CDS encoding uncharacterized protein (ID:PFLUO_000480-T1.cds;~source:funannotate) produces MVVCTYFQQGRCKFGDRCKFEHPGRQTAGSSGNRFGALSTPFAGRGTPQTQQPTDYGVNVNDIKLDLTVGKGRPEWVLSSYSPQRHVPRQLFGGQPREQSMEEMRLRHYELAAAGNVNQATQEAQALYEEATKQMDAALNDLNGAVKYIIDGGNEHPNRIDITEGKTGPDSAPTPPAPAPSAFGQPSSAFGQPSSAFGQPSNLGAASTWGKPTTAQPSQPAQPAQSSAFGQPSTMGQQPGFGQPSTFGQPSGLNQGSAFGQPSSLGSQGGAFGQPAFGQPAFNQPSAPSPSPFGGAPSTASPFNQVPQNQPAPGGFGQPAGQAAPSPFGQPAAPSAFGQPSAPSGFGQPSQAASPFTQIQQPQQQPPNPFGQPSAATGFGAPTQQPAAPAPFGQPAAPKGVPAPQVDTGPRAYIKIDDPNQHNPLPPLEGETLRDPATNRLTMWKGRPVQYVHDHPCYLHPQGSNHWTRINFPDGPPDEASLRDSQGRPEDYTPEVVAQYEFFLANGYFKDQIIPTVPPKREWISFGF; encoded by the exons ATGGTTGTGTGCACATATTTCCAGCAGGGTCGCTGCAAGTTCGGCG ACCGCTGCAAATTCGAGCATCCAGGTCGTCAGACGGCTGGTTCCTCGGGAAATCGATTCGGGGCTTTGTCTACACCATTTGCAG GGCGAGGAACACCGCAGACCCAGCAACCGACGGA TTACGGCGTCAACGTGAATGATATCAAACTCGACTTGACCGTAGGCAAGGGACGGCCTGAATGGGTCCTTTCTTCTTACTCTCCGCAACGCCATGTCCCACGACAACTCTTCGGTGGTCAACCCCGAGAGCAGAGCATGGAAGAGATGCGTCTGCGTCACTACGAGCTCGCGGCGGCTGGAAACGTGAACCAAGCGACTCAAGAGGCACAGGCCCTCTACGAAGAAGCCACCAAGCAGATGGATGCCGCTTTGAATGACCTCAACGGTGCTGTGAAGTACATTATCGACGGCGGGAACGAACATCCCAATCGCATTGACATCACCGAGGGTAAAACAGGCCCGGACTCGGCTCCAacacctccagctccagcaccttcAGCATTCGGCcaaccttcttctgcatTTGGTCAACCTTCCTCTGCATTTGGTCAGCCCTCTAATTTGGGAGCCGCTTCGACCTGGGGAAAACCTACAACTGCGCAGCCCTCACAGCCCGCCCAGCCTGCACAGTCTTCAGCATTCGGCCAGCCGTCCACAATGGGACAACAACCAGGCTTTGGCCAGCCGTCCACTTTCGGTCAGCCCAGTGGCTTGAACCAGGGATCTGCCTTTGGGCAACCCTCGAGCCTCGGGAGCCAAGGCGGCGCATTCGGCCAGCCAGCGTTCGGCCAGCCCGCATTCAACCAGCCTTCAGCTCCAAGCCCGAGTCCTTTCGGCGGCGCACCTTCCACTGCCTCACCTTTCAACCAAGTTCCCCAGAACCAACCAGCACCCGGTGGCTTCGGCCAACCGGCAGGTCAGGCTGCGCCCTCGCCATTTGGTCAGCCTGCTGCACCCTCAGCATTTGGCCAGCCCTCCGCGCCTAGCGGGTTCGGACAGCCCTCGCAGGCCGCTTCACCTTTCACCCAGATTCAgcaaccgcaacaacaacCTCCTAACCCGTTCGGCCAACCATCCGCCGCCACAGGCTTCGGCGCGCCGACCCAACAACCCGCCGCTCCAGCGCCCTTCGGTCAGCCCGCCGCTCCAAAGGGTGTGCCAGCCCCACAAGTCGATACCGGACCTCGCGCGTATATCAAGATCGACGATCCAAACCAGCACAACCCTCTCCCGCCACTGGAAGGCGAGACCTTGCGGGACCCAGCCACCAACCGCCTTACGATGTGGAAGGGCCGTCCCGTGCAATACGTCCACGATCACCCATGCTACCTACATCCGCAAGGCAGCAATCATTGGACCCGGATTAACTTCCCTGACGGACCGCCTGACGAAGCGAGCTTGCGTGACTCGCAGGGCCGCCCCGAGGACTATACACCGGAAGTCGTGGCGCAGTACGAATTCTTCCTTGCCAATGGTTACTTTAAAGACCAGATTATCCCGACTGTGCCGCCGAAGCGGGAATGGATCAGCTTTGGCTTCTAG